One part of the Humulus lupulus chromosome 9, drHumLupu1.1, whole genome shotgun sequence genome encodes these proteins:
- the LOC133800339 gene encoding uncharacterized protein LOC133800339 has translation MEVGTLLMQANQASINEQMLLEEGMSSTTNEGINVSYIPHFAEEVADFIIEDNTKRKKKLDEIQLVISDYRVNTIEQGQIYKDKNTVKSTLSYYAMLHNFQFKTKRSEPREYLVTCADEKCNWLVRASKYRNQDLFKVRKCNPNHTCSVEIVLEDHRQAKSIVVGELIKNKYKSIKRNYTPNDIMNDMNDDFGVTMGYTKAWRSREKALRLVRGNPDDSYQKLPIYLYMLKKANPGTITHLLTDKEDRFKYLYIAFSNSIKGWRYLRPIIVVEGTFLKNAHGGTLFSASTLDSNNNIFVLAFGISDSENDNSWLWFFSKLRETYGEPEGLAIVSDRHKSIDNAVHMVYPNAFHGACMFHLLNNLKELIDALGPI, from the exons ATGGAGGTGGGGACATTATTAATGCAAGCAAATCAAGCTTCCATCAATGAACAAATGTTACTTGAAGAAGGAATGTCAAGCACAAcaaatgagggcataaatgtgtcaTACATACCCCATTTTGCTGAAGAAGTAGCTGATTTCATAATTGAGGacaatacaaaaagaaaaaagaagttggaTGAAATCCAACTAGTAATATCTGATTACAGAGTGAACACAATAGAGCAAGGACAAATTTACAAGGATAAGAACACAGTCAAATCAACCCTTAGCTACTATGCAATGCTGCATAACTTccagttcaaaacaaaaagatcagAACCTAGAGAGTACCTAGTTACTTGCGCAGATGAAAAATGCAACTGGTTGGTGAGAGCATCTAAGTATAGAAATCAAGATTTATTCAAGGTACGGAAATGCAATCCAAATCACACTTGCTCTGTTGAAATTGTTTTGGAAGACCATAGGCAAGCAAAAAGCATCGTAGTTGGGGAattaataaagaataagtacaagtCAATCAAAAGAAATTACACTCCAAATGACATCATGAATGATATGAATGATGACTTTGGAGTAACTATGGGATACACAAAAGCATGGAGATCAAGAGAGAAAGCTTTGCGTCTAGTAAGAGGGAACCCCGATGATTCATATCAGAAGTTGCCAATATATCTTTACATGTTGAAGAAAGCAAATCCAGGAACAATAACACACCTACTCACAGACAAGGAAGATAGATTCAAATACCTATACATAGctttctctaactcaatcaagggtTGGAGATACTTGAGGCCTATAATTGTTGTTGAAGGAACTTTTTTGAAAAATGCACATGGTGGTACCTTGTTTTCAGCATCAACGTTAGATTCAAACAACAACATTTTCGTGTTGGCTTTTGGAATATCAGACTCCGAAAATGATAACTCATGGCTATGGTTCTTCTCCAAACTGCGAGAAACCTATGGAGAACCCGAAG GATTGGCTATAGTTTCTGACAGACATAAGAGCATAGACAATGCAGTACATATGGTGTACCCAAATGCTTTCCATGGAGCTTGCATGTTTCACTTACTCAATAATTTGAAAG AATTGATAGACGCATTAGGCCCTATTTAG
- the LOC133801232 gene encoding peptidyl-prolyl cis-trans isomerase PASTICCINO1 translates to MATEEGAEQGFMPQKKKSPSDEDKRKKKIVPGSLMKALMRPGGGDSRPSDGDQVIYHCTIRTLDGVVVESTIAENGGKGIPIRNVLGKSKMLLGLLEGIPTMLKGEIAMFKMKPQLHYGEDDCPITVPSGFPKDDELHFEIEMIDFFKAKVISDDLGVIKKVITEGKGWESPREPYEVKAWISAKTFDGKEIVSRTQGEPFFFTFGKSEVPKGLEMGIGTMAREEKAVIYVTSQYLTQSPFMPEVEGIEEVYFDVELVHFVQVRDMLGDGRLIKRRIQDGKGEFPMDCPLHDSLLRVHYKGMLLNEENRVFYDTRKDNNGQPLEFSSGEGLVPEGFEMCVRLMLPGEVALVTCPPDYAYDKFPRPAYVPEGAHIQWEIELLGFETPKDWTGMNFQSIMDDAEKIRSTGNRLFKEGKYELAKAKYDKVLREFNHVNPQDDEEGKVFVDTRNLLNLNVAACYLKMGECKKSIETCNKVLDANPAHVKALYRRGMAYMAGGDFEEAKSDFQKMIKVDKSSEPDAKAALLKLKQKEQETKQKVQKQFRGLFDKKPGEIADVGTEDEKDKTVAKEANVGKEGDSDGNSSEDSDEVVEDARQARWFSFWPSGKLFSSLGLERCTIL, encoded by the exons ATGGCTACTGAAGAAGGTGCTGAACAAGGGTTTATGCCTCAGAAGAAGAAATCACCCTCTGATGAAGATAAGAG gaagaagaagattgTTCCAGGAAGTTTGATGAAAGCTTTAATGCGGCCCGGTGGAGGTGATTCAAGACCATCTGATGGAGATCAG GTCATTTATCACTGCACCATTCGAACACTGGATGGAGTTGTTGTCGAATCTACAATTGCAGAAAATGGAG GCAAGGGTATTCCAATAAGAAATGTCCTGGGGAAAAGCAAGATGTTATTAGGATTGCTTGAAGGGATTCCAACCATGTTGAAGGGTGAAATAGCAATG tttaaGATGAAGCCTCAATTGCACTATGGAGAGGATGATTGCCCAATTACAGTTCCCAGTGGATTTCCAAAGGATGATGAACTTCATTTTGAGATTGAGATGATAGATTTCTTTAAAGCCAAG GTCATTAGTGATGACTTGGGTGTCATAAAGAAG GTCATAACTGAAGGAAAGGGTTGGGAATCACCAAGGGAGCCTTATGAAGTAAAAGCCTG GATTTCTGCAAAAACTTTTGATGGAAAAGAGATTGTTTCGCGTACTCAGGGAGAACCATTCTTCTTCACTTTTGGAAAGTCTGAG GTACCTAAAGGTCTTGAAATGGGAATTGGCACAATGGCCAGGGAAGAGAAGGCAGTAATATATGTTACAAGCCAGTACTTAACTCAGTCCCCATTTATGCCAGAAGTAGAAGGTATTGAAGAAGTATACTTTGATGTGGAGCTTGTCCATTTTGTTCAG GTGCGGGACATGCTTGGAGATGGACGTCTAATAAAACGACGCATACAAGATGGAAAAG GTGAGTTCCCCATGGACTGCCCTCTCCATGACAGTTTACTACGTGTCCATTACAAAGGGATGCTTCTAAATGAAGAAAATAGAGTCTTCTATGATACAAGGAAAGATAACAATGGACAGCCTTTGGAATTCAGTTCAGGAGAAGGCCTT GTGCCTGAGGGATTTGAAATGTGTGTCCGATTAATGCTGCCTGGAGAGGTTGCACTAGTCACATGTCCTCCTGATTATGCATATGACAAGTTTCCTAG GCCTGCTTATGTTCCTGAAGGGGCCCATATACAGTGGGAGATAGAGCTTCTTGGCTTTGAGACGCCAAAG GACTGGACTGGTATGAATTTTCAAAGTATAATGGATGATGCGGAAAAGATCAGAAGTACG GGTAACAGGCTCTTCAAAGAAGGAAAATACGAACTTGCTAAGGCCAAGTATGACAAG GTTCTTCGAGAATTTAACCATGTTAATCCACAAGATGACGAGGAAGGGAAAGTGTTTGTAGATACACGT AATTTGTTAAATCTGAACGTGGCTGCATGCTATCTGAAGATGGGAGAATGCAAAAAATCAATTGAGACGTGCAACAAG GTCTTGGATGCAAACCCCGCACATGTCAAAGCTCTTTACCGTCGTGGTATGGCCTATATGGCAGGTGGAGATTTTGAGGAAGCAAAGAGTGACTTCCAAAAG ATGATAAAAGTAGACAAGTCTTCAGAACCTGATGCAAAAGCCGCTCTACTAAAACTGAAGCAAAAGGAACAG GAAACGAAGCAGAAAGTTCAGAAACAGTTTAGAGGATTATTTGACAAGAAGCCAGGAGAAATCGCAGATGTTGGAACCGAAGACGAAAAAGATAAGACAGTTG
- the LOC133802510 gene encoding uncharacterized protein LOC133802510: MMTSNIAESLNAALKAARNLPIDILVECLRSLVQKWVWNNSNNANGTFTKVSTAIENELRHDIVSKMKYEVLPFNTIEYQVRDQKGINFTVNIHNRTCTCNRFQEDEIPCGHAVAVIAKRNLSVYDYCAKFYRTETLKALYQENVHPLPHKDEWNLPQHLDILVLPPNSTIPAGRPRKKRIRSRGENKVIITCGKCAQPGHNRKTCRNPPFQKPNKQKKPKT, from the exons ATGATGACATCCAACATCGCAGAATCACTCAACGCTGCACTAAAAGCTGCAAGAAATCTCCCCATTGATATCTTGGTTGAATGCCTTAGAAGTTTGGTTCAAAAGTGGGTTTGGAACAACTCAAATAATGCAAATGGAACATTCACAAAAGTCTCTACAGCAATAGAAAATGAATTGAGACATGACATTGTTTCAAAAATGAAGTATGAG GTCTTGCCTTTCAACACAATAGAATACCAAGTTCGTGATCAAAAGGGGATAAATTTCACAGTAAATATACATAATAGAACATGCACTTGCAATAGGTTCCAAGAAGATGAAATACCTTGTGGCCATGCAGTAGCTGTCATTGCAAAAAGAAACTTGAGTGTCTATGATTATTGTGCAAAATTCTACAGAACAGAAACGTTGAAAgcattgtatcaagaaaatgttcATCCTTTGCCCCATAAAGATGAATGGAATCTCCCACAACACTTGGACATACTAGTGCTGCCTCCAAATTCAACAATCCCTGCAGGAAGACCAAGAAAGAAACGAATAAGATCAAGAGGGGAAAATAAGGTAATAATCACCTGTGGGAAATGTGCACAACCAGGACATAACAGGAAGACTTGCAGGAATCCTCCATTTCAGAAGCCAAATAAACAGAAAAAGCCAAAGACATAG